Proteins from a genomic interval of Lelliottia amnigena:
- the rpoS gene encoding RNA polymerase sigma factor rpoS has protein sequence MSQNTLKVHDLNEDAEFDENGTESFDEKVLVEEEPSDNDLAEEELLSQGATQRVLDATQLYLGEIGYSPLLTAEEEVYFARRALRGDVASRRRMIESNLRLVVKIARRYSNRGLALLDLIEEGNLGLIRAVEKFDPERGFRFSTYATWWIRQTIERAIMNQTRTIRLPIHIVKELNVYLRTARELSHKLDHEPSAEEIAEQLDKPVDDVSRMLRLNERITSVDTPLGGDSEKALLDILADEKDNGPEDTTQDDDMKQSIVKWLFELNAKQREVLARRFGLLGYEAATLEDVGREIGLTRERVRQIQVEGLRRLREILQGQGLNIEALFRE, from the coding sequence ATGAGTCAGAATACGCTGAAAGTTCATGATTTAAATGAAGACGCGGAATTTGATGAGAACGGAACCGAGTCTTTTGATGAGAAAGTCTTAGTTGAAGAGGAACCCAGTGATAACGATTTAGCTGAAGAAGAGCTGTTATCGCAGGGCGCCACACAGCGTGTGCTTGACGCGACTCAGCTTTACCTTGGGGAGATTGGTTATTCTCCACTGTTAACAGCCGAAGAAGAAGTTTATTTCGCGCGTCGCGCACTGCGTGGAGATGTTGCCTCACGCCGTCGCATGATTGAAAGTAACTTGCGTTTGGTTGTGAAAATTGCCCGTCGTTACAGCAATCGTGGTCTGGCACTGCTGGATCTGATTGAAGAGGGTAACCTGGGCTTGATCCGCGCAGTTGAGAAGTTTGACCCTGAACGTGGGTTCCGATTCTCGACTTACGCTACCTGGTGGATTCGTCAGACCATCGAACGGGCAATCATGAACCAAACCCGTACGATTCGTTTGCCGATTCACATCGTCAAAGAGTTGAACGTCTATCTGCGTACCGCGCGCGAGTTGTCCCATAAACTGGACCACGAGCCAAGTGCAGAAGAGATTGCAGAGCAACTCGATAAACCGGTTGATGACGTAAGCCGTATGCTGCGTCTCAATGAGCGCATTACCTCAGTCGACACCCCACTGGGTGGCGATTCCGAAAAAGCGCTGCTGGACATCCTGGCCGATGAAAAAGACAACGGCCCGGAAGACACCACGCAAGATGATGATATGAAACAAAGTATCGTCAAATGGCTGTTCGAACTGAACGCCAAACAGCGTGAAGTGCTGGCACGTCGTTTCGGTCTGTTAGGGTATGAAGCTGCGACACTGGAAGATGTTGGCCGTGAGATTGGTCTGACTCGTGAACGTGTTCGTCAGATTCAGGTAGAAGGTTTGCGTCGTCTGCGTGAGATTCTGCAGGGGCAAGGACTGAATATCGAAGCGCTGTTCCGCGAATAA
- the mutS gene encoding DNA mismatch repair protein MutS — protein MSTIENLTAHTPMMQQYLKLKAQHPEILLFYRMGDFYELFYDDAKRASQLLDISLTKRGASAGEPIPMAGIPHHAVENYLAKLVNQGESVAICEQIGDPATSKGPVERKVVRIVTPGTISDEALLQERQDNLLAAIWQDSKGYGYATLDISSGRFRLSEPADRETMAAELQRTNPAELLYAEDFAEMALIEGRRGLRRRPLWEFEIDTARQQLNLQFGTRDLIGFGVENAPRGLCAAGCLLQYVKDTQRTTLPHIRSITMERQQDSIIMDAATRRNLEITQNLAGGVENTLAAVLDSTVTPMGSRMLKRWLHMPVRDTDVLVSRQQTIGALQDRFTELQPVLRQVGDLERILARLALRTARPRDLARMRHAFQQLPALRVQLAEVNSAPVQKLRETMGEFTELCELLEHAVVEAPPVLVRDGGVIAPGYHEELDEWRALADGATDYLDKLEIRERERLGLDTLKVGYNAIHGYYIQISRGQSHHAPIHYVRRQTLKNAERYIIPELKEYEDKVLTSKGKALALEKQLYEELFDMLMPHLAELQASASALAELDVLINLAERADTLNYACPTFIDKPGIRITEGRHPVVEQVLREPFIANPLNLSPQRRMLIITGPNMGGKSTYMRQTALIALLAYIGSYVPAQKVEIGPIDRIFTRVGAADDLASGRSTFMVEMTETANILHNATENSLVLMDEIGRGTSTYDGLSLAWACAESLANKIKALTLFATHYFELTQLPEKMEGVANVHLDALEHGDTIAFMHTVQDGAASKSYGLAVAALAGVPKEVIKRARQKLRELESLSPNAAATQVDGSQMSLLMPAEETSPAVEALENLDPDSLTPRQALEWIYRLKNLV, from the coding sequence ATGAGCACAATCGAAAATTTAACCGCACACACGCCGATGATGCAGCAGTATCTGAAACTCAAAGCTCAGCATCCGGAAATCCTGCTTTTTTATCGGATGGGGGATTTTTACGAGCTTTTCTATGATGATGCAAAACGCGCGTCACAGCTGCTCGACATCTCACTGACCAAGCGTGGCGCATCGGCGGGTGAACCTATTCCGATGGCGGGCATTCCGCATCATGCCGTAGAAAACTACCTGGCGAAGCTCGTCAACCAAGGCGAGTCCGTCGCGATTTGCGAACAGATTGGCGATCCGGCCACGTCAAAAGGTCCGGTGGAACGCAAAGTGGTTCGCATCGTCACACCAGGCACTATCAGTGACGAAGCGCTGTTACAGGAGCGACAGGATAACCTGCTGGCGGCGATCTGGCAGGACAGCAAAGGTTACGGTTATGCCACGCTGGATATTAGCTCCGGTCGTTTTCGTTTGAGTGAACCCGCCGATCGCGAAACGATGGCGGCTGAATTGCAACGAACGAATCCTGCAGAACTCCTGTACGCCGAAGATTTTGCGGAAATGGCACTGATTGAGGGCCGTCGGGGCCTGCGTCGCCGTCCGTTATGGGAATTTGAAATTGATACGGCGCGCCAGCAGTTAAACCTGCAGTTTGGTACGCGGGATCTGATTGGCTTTGGCGTTGAGAATGCACCGCGTGGCCTGTGCGCCGCAGGCTGTCTGTTGCAGTACGTGAAAGACACCCAACGCACGACCCTTCCCCATATCCGTTCGATTACGATGGAACGCCAGCAGGACAGCATCATCATGGATGCCGCTACACGTCGTAATCTCGAAATCACTCAGAATTTGGCCGGTGGCGTGGAAAACACCCTCGCCGCCGTGCTCGACAGCACCGTCACGCCAATGGGTAGCCGTATGCTCAAGCGCTGGTTGCATATGCCCGTGCGAGATACGGATGTGCTGGTCAGCCGCCAGCAAACCATCGGTGCGTTGCAGGATCGCTTTACAGAGCTGCAACCCGTGCTGCGCCAGGTGGGAGATTTAGAACGTATTCTTGCTCGCCTGGCACTTCGTACGGCGCGCCCACGCGATCTGGCTCGCATGCGTCATGCCTTCCAGCAGCTTCCGGCATTACGTGTGCAACTGGCCGAAGTGAACAGCGCACCCGTACAAAAACTGCGCGAAACGATGGGTGAATTCACAGAGCTGTGCGAATTACTGGAGCACGCGGTTGTTGAAGCCCCACCGGTTCTGGTTCGTGATGGCGGCGTCATTGCCCCTGGCTATCACGAGGAACTCGATGAATGGCGAGCCCTGGCCGACGGCGCAACGGATTACCTCGATAAACTGGAAATCCGCGAGCGCGAGCGTTTGGGTCTGGATACGTTGAAAGTCGGCTATAACGCTATTCACGGCTATTACATTCAAATCAGCCGTGGTCAGAGCCACCACGCCCCGATTCACTATGTCCGTCGTCAGACACTTAAGAACGCCGAGCGTTATATCATTCCTGAACTGAAAGAGTATGAGGACAAAGTTCTCACCTCCAAAGGTAAAGCGCTGGCGCTTGAAAAACAGCTTTATGAAGAGCTGTTCGATATGCTGATGCCACATCTCGCCGAGTTACAGGCAAGCGCAAGCGCGTTGGCTGAACTCGATGTGCTGATCAACCTGGCAGAACGCGCCGACACCCTAAATTACGCTTGCCCAACCTTTATTGATAAACCCGGCATTCGTATCACCGAGGGCCGTCATCCCGTTGTCGAGCAGGTATTGCGCGAACCCTTTATTGCTAACCCGCTTAACCTGTCTCCGCAACGCCGTATGCTGATTATCACCGGTCCAAATATGGGCGGTAAAAGCACCTACATGCGGCAGACTGCGTTGATTGCCCTGCTGGCCTATATTGGTAGCTACGTTCCCGCGCAGAAAGTCGAAATCGGTCCTATCGATCGCATTTTCACCCGCGTGGGCGCTGCGGACGATCTGGCGAGCGGCCGCTCAACCTTTATGGTCGAAATGACCGAAACGGCGAATATTCTGCATAATGCGACTGAAAACAGTCTGGTGTTGATGGATGAGATTGGTCGCGGTACATCAACCTATGATGGTCTTTCTCTGGCGTGGGCCTGCGCCGAAAGTCTGGCGAATAAAATCAAAGCGCTAACCCTTTTTGCGACGCATTATTTCGAGCTAACGCAGTTACCAGAAAAAATGGAAGGCGTGGCGAATGTGCATCTGGATGCGCTGGAGCACGGAGATACCATTGCGTTTATGCATACGGTTCAGGATGGTGCTGCCAGCAAGAGTTACGGCCTTGCCGTTGCCGCGCTGGCCGGTGTGCCAAAAGAAGTGATTAAACGTGCGCGTCAGAAGCTACGCGAACTGGAAAGCTTATCGCCAAATGCAGCTGCGACTCAGGTGGATGGTTCACAAATGTCGCTCCTGATGCCAGCGGAAGAGACATCACCTGCGGTGGAAGCTCTTGAAAATCTCGATCCGGACTCTCTGACGCCGCGTCAGGCGTTAGAGTGGATTTATCGTTTGAAGAATTTAGTGTGA